Proteins encoded together in one Streptomyces sp. B1I3 window:
- a CDS encoding winged helix-turn-helix domain-containing protein translates to MSDEVEYVYVQVADRVEADIRAGRLSVGARLPNERDMGSQYGVAPGTARRAVALLRERGLVKTLPNKGTFVVSVPS, encoded by the coding sequence ATGAGCGATGAGGTTGAGTACGTCTACGTGCAGGTTGCCGACAGGGTGGAGGCAGACATCAGGGCCGGACGGCTCTCAGTCGGCGCACGCCTGCCCAACGAGCGGGACATGGGCTCTCAGTACGGTGTGGCTCCAGGAACGGCTAGAAGGGCCGTAGCGCTTCTTAGAGAGCGTGGCTTGGTGAAGACCCTCCCCAACAAGGGGACGTTTGTGGTCTCGGTCCCCTCATAG